Proteins from a single region of Flavobacterium sp. YJ01:
- the traN gene encoding conjugative transposon protein TraN — protein MKKIKLLIIYVWIFLISVSGYTQYNSKSEYNNIQLSYSKTTSILFPYAVKSLDIGSRDVLVQKAKGVENILLLKAGKQNFLQTNLTVVTSDGKLYSFILNFDDLCPTLNIDAGLRNTDDKQLLFSMENENQKEIKDYAMLALSKKNKVSGLSSTRSEIEIKVDGIFIHQDIMYFRVFLGNDSKINYDVDQLRFFIRDQRKSKRTASQEIEIMPLFNTGDFGRISDNSEITVVFALPKFTIPEKKKFTMQFFEKNGGRHLELDIKNRNLINLEILGNL, from the coding sequence ATGAAAAAAATAAAACTATTAATAATATACGTCTGGATTTTTCTGATATCAGTTTCAGGATATACCCAGTATAATTCAAAATCTGAATATAATAATATACAGCTCAGCTATTCAAAAACGACCAGTATCTTATTTCCTTATGCTGTCAAAAGTCTGGATATCGGCAGCCGTGATGTTCTAGTGCAGAAAGCTAAAGGAGTTGAAAATATACTTCTTCTGAAAGCTGGAAAACAGAATTTTCTCCAGACCAACCTTACAGTAGTCACGTCCGATGGTAAGCTTTACAGTTTCATATTGAACTTTGACGATTTATGCCCGACTTTAAACATCGACGCCGGACTGCGAAATACGGATGATAAACAGCTGCTGTTTTCGATGGAGAATGAAAACCAGAAGGAAATAAAGGATTACGCAATGCTCGCATTATCTAAAAAAAATAAGGTAAGCGGGCTTAGTTCAACAAGATCAGAAATTGAAATTAAAGTTGACGGTATTTTTATTCATCAGGACATAATGTATTTCAGAGTATTTTTAGGCAATGATTCTAAAATTAATTATGATGTAGATCAGCTTCGTTTTTTTATCCGTGACCAAAGAAAATCAAAACGTACTGCATCACAGGAAATAGAGATTATGCCGCTTTTCAATACTGGTGATTTCGGCCGGATTTCTGATAATTCTGAAATTACAGTTGTATTTGCGCTTCCAAAATTTACAATACCCGAGAAGAAGAAGTTTACCATGCAGTTCTTTGAGAAAAACGGAGGCAGGCATCTGGAGCTGGATATAAAAAACAGGAACCTGATAAATCTTGAAATTCTAGGTAACCTTTAA
- the traM gene encoding conjugative transposon protein TraM encodes MENKKLSVKERKNRKMMLVLPLIILPFVTMLFWVLGGGKGKETAFSGGKKQGFNMLLPNPKLKEDSSLDKMSYYDQASVDSIKLEEQKKKDPNYSITKTVESNLEFDGSFDLDAASIRNQKGGLNTGFLKPENEKMMYQKLEALQKAIAEPPKVNGYDQDMREFQYQKPPYGESVEMKNLEQLMAAMSAPSEPDPELAQLGGMLENILDIQHPERVQEKLRENSKFQKGKVFSVSRKSEEQTSSYLQNTPQSALRPDNNSFYSLEDETISDEIQNAVEAAVHETQTIVNGSIVKIRLVQDVFINGVLIPRNSFVFGTASLKGERLEIKVSTIKYQNSIFPVELSVFDIDGIKGIYIPGTINRDVAKASADRSMQSIGLAGVSDSWGAQAAGMGVEAAKTLLSKKVKLIKVVVKAGYKVLLYDEKEKNEK; translated from the coding sequence ATGGAAAATAAAAAACTTTCAGTCAAAGAAAGAAAGAACCGTAAAATGATGCTTGTTCTTCCTTTAATTATACTTCCATTTGTAACAATGCTTTTCTGGGTTCTTGGAGGCGGTAAAGGAAAAGAAACAGCTTTTTCAGGAGGAAAGAAGCAGGGTTTTAATATGCTTCTTCCAAACCCAAAGTTAAAGGAAGATTCTTCATTAGATAAAATGAGCTACTATGATCAGGCATCAGTTGACTCTATAAAATTGGAGGAGCAGAAGAAAAAAGATCCTAATTATTCGATAACTAAAACAGTTGAAAGTAATCTTGAATTTGACGGCTCTTTTGATTTGGATGCAGCTTCAATAAGAAATCAAAAAGGCGGACTTAACACAGGCTTTTTAAAGCCTGAAAATGAAAAGATGATGTATCAGAAACTTGAGGCGCTACAAAAGGCAATTGCAGAGCCTCCAAAAGTTAATGGTTATGATCAGGACATGAGAGAGTTCCAATACCAGAAACCACCTTACGGCGAATCAGTGGAAATGAAAAACTTAGAACAGCTGATGGCTGCAATGAGCGCTCCGTCTGAACCTGATCCAGAACTTGCACAGCTGGGAGGAATGCTCGAAAATATCTTGGATATTCAGCATCCAGAGCGCGTTCAAGAAAAGCTGAGGGAAAATTCAAAGTTTCAGAAAGGCAAAGTGTTTTCGGTGAGTAGGAAATCAGAGGAACAGACCTCAAGTTATCTTCAAAACACGCCACAATCAGCACTAAGGCCGGATAATAATTCTTTTTATTCTCTTGAAGATGAAACTATCAGCGATGAAATTCAGAATGCGGTTGAGGCGGCAGTTCATGAAACGCAGACCATTGTAAACGGTTCAATTGTGAAGATAAGACTTGTGCAAGATGTTTTTATCAACGGAGTACTCATTCCAAGAAACAGTTTTGTTTTTGGAACTGCATCTCTGAAAGGAGAAAGATTAGAAATAAAGGTAAGTACTATAAAATACCAGAACTCCATTTTCCCGGTCGAGCTTTCGGTTTTTGATATCGATGGTATAAAAGGAATTTATATTCCCGGCACAATTAACAGGGATGTTGCAAAAGCCTCCGCCGACAGATCAATGCAGAGCATTGGACTTGCAGGTGTAAGTGATTCATGGGGAGCCCAGGCGGCAGGTATGGGAGTTGAGGCAGCTAAAACGCTATTGAGCAAAAAAGTTAAGCTGATTAAAGTAGTAGTAAAAGCAGGTTACAAAGTGCTCCTTTATGATGAAAAAGAGAAAAATGAAAAATAA
- a CDS encoding prolyl oligopeptidase family serine peptidase, whose translation MGHSFGGYETSFIISQTRLFAAAIASGGITDLNSFYLTVNRNSGKPDMWRFQSRQWRMERSPFEAPDLYNASSPLYNASKIKTPLLLWTGKEDEQVDPRQSVELHMALRALKKKSIMLLYPDEGHVIASESKQLDVNGRVLEWFSYFLKDEHHADWISNGMM comes from the coding sequence ATGGGACATTCCTTTGGAGGGTATGAAACCTCTTTCATAATATCGCAGACCAGGTTGTTTGCTGCGGCTATAGCCAGTGGTGGCATCACGGATTTGAACAGTTTTTATTTGACAGTGAATCGCAACAGCGGCAAACCTGACATGTGGCGTTTTCAAAGCCGGCAGTGGCGCATGGAAAGAAGTCCTTTTGAAGCGCCTGATCTGTATAATGCAAGCTCTCCTTTATATAATGCGTCAAAGATCAAAACGCCGCTTCTGCTCTGGACAGGCAAGGAAGATGAACAGGTAGATCCTCGCCAGAGCGTGGAACTGCATATGGCCCTGCGAGCCTTGAAGAAAAAGAGCATTATGCTTCTGTATCCAGATGAAGGACATGTCATCGCCAGTGAATCAAAGCAGCTTGATGTAAACGGCCGCGTACTTGAATGGTTTTCATATTTTCTTAAGGATGAACATCATGCCGATTGGATCTCTAATGGGATGATGTAA
- a CDS encoding DUF6520 family protein — MKTEFLKKMFPMAAIAVGIAGAFTTASLHAQNRAAAPESGYVLDSQGRCNIEVECDDNPNPVCRLNGDSGPQAFAKDADGNCNQITYKPQN, encoded by the coding sequence ATGAAAACTGAATTTTTAAAAAAAATGTTCCCAATGGCAGCGATTGCTGTGGGAATAGCCGGTGCATTTACGACAGCAAGCCTGCATGCGCAAAACCGTGCTGCCGCTCCTGAATCAGGTTATGTGCTGGATTCTCAAGGACGCTGTAATATCGAAGTAGAATGCGATGACAATCCTAATCCGGTTTGCCGCCTGAACGGAGACAGCGGACCTCAAGCATTTGCCAAAGATGCTGACGGTAATTGTAATCAGATTACCTACAAACCGCAAAATTAA
- a CDS encoding MauE/DoxX family redox-associated membrane protein, translating into MNIKPQIKNIIIESICFLYILLFVYAAISKLIDFENFQVQIGQSPLLSPFAVLISWLVPSIELIICLFLLTTRWKAIGLHMSFFLMIMFTAYIAIILNFSSFVPCSCGGVLEKLDWDSHLAFNLLFVLLALLGLILLKKRSQDRYKISWTAYFFKILVLALSSASLVVILFLYSEKIMHHENPFIRSYPQHPVTLEKSMDLKFNSYYFAGFSNGRLYLGNYTNALHVIKIDQNFKVEDNTKIDFKGKNIPFRIVRIAVRDSSFYLMDGTVPCIYKGHISDWKITQKLENCPSFTIAEPLDKTRFAIRSLQGREARHVLGIFDPAGKPNVTYKTDLLQQQIDGVFDTDGMLISNYKNNNIVYVYYYRNEFITADQNLNLAAKGKTIDTISKAQIKVAYLKNRTERKMAAPPIMVNQKASFCGNVLFIQSKIPGKFEPENIWEQGAVVDVYNLKKKSYLMSFTIYGTQMKKLSSLYVTETHLYAIMEDELVVYSLNKNLQNEIKEP; encoded by the coding sequence ATGAACATAAAACCTCAAATAAAGAATATTATAATCGAATCAATCTGTTTTCTGTACATTTTACTTTTTGTATACGCAGCAATTAGTAAGTTAATTGATTTTGAAAACTTTCAGGTCCAAATTGGACAGTCCCCTCTTTTGAGTCCTTTTGCAGTATTAATTTCATGGCTTGTTCCAAGTATTGAACTCATTATCTGCCTATTTCTTTTAACTACTAGATGGAAAGCAATTGGCTTGCATATGTCATTTTTCTTAATGATAATGTTTACCGCTTACATAGCCATCATACTCAATTTTAGTTCATTTGTTCCCTGCTCCTGCGGCGGAGTGCTTGAAAAATTGGATTGGGACTCGCATCTGGCATTTAATCTGCTGTTTGTGCTGCTTGCACTGCTTGGGCTGATTCTGCTAAAAAAAAGAAGCCAGGACAGATATAAAATCAGCTGGACGGCTTACTTTTTCAAAATTTTAGTTCTGGCTTTGTCGAGCGCTTCATTAGTGGTCATACTGTTTTTATACTCGGAGAAGATCATGCATCATGAGAACCCTTTTATAAGGAGCTATCCACAGCATCCCGTAACCTTGGAAAAAAGCATGGACCTGAAATTCAACTCCTATTATTTTGCCGGATTCAGCAATGGAAGGCTTTATCTTGGAAATTATACAAATGCGCTACATGTTATAAAAATCGACCAGAATTTTAAGGTAGAAGACAATACCAAAATAGATTTTAAAGGAAAAAACATCCCCTTCAGAATAGTGAGAATTGCGGTGAGGGATTCTTCATTTTATTTGATGGACGGCACGGTTCCATGTATTTATAAAGGCCATATATCAGATTGGAAAATTACGCAGAAACTCGAGAATTGCCCTTCTTTTACAATTGCCGAGCCGCTTGACAAAACAAGGTTCGCAATAAGATCGCTCCAAGGTCGAGAAGCAAGGCACGTACTGGGGATTTTTGACCCTGCAGGCAAGCCCAATGTTACCTATAAGACCGATCTTCTCCAGCAGCAGATTGATGGCGTATTTGATACTGACGGCATGCTGATAAGCAATTATAAAAACAATAATATTGTCTACGTGTACTATTACCGCAATGAATTCATAACAGCAGACCAAAACTTAAACCTTGCTGCAAAAGGAAAGACAATCGATACCATATCCAAAGCCCAGATAAAGGTAGCCTATTTGAAAAACAGGACTGAACGCAAAATGGCGGCACCGCCTATAATGGTCAACCAGAAAGCCTCCTTCTGCGGAAATGTTCTATTTATACAATCCAAAATTCCAGGGAAATTTGAGCCTGAAAATATCTGGGAACAGGGGGCGGTAGTTGATGTGTACAACCTTAAGAAGAAAAGCTATCTGATGAGTTTTACCATTTACGGCACCCAGATGAAAAAGCTCAGTTCGCTATATGTTACGGAGACTCATCTATATGCGATAATGGAGGATGAACTTGTAGTTTACTCACTGAATAAAAACCTGCAAAATGAAATAAAAGAACCATAA
- a CDS encoding plasmid mobilization relaxosome protein MobC codes for MKEEKKNRTRWLHLRLSEQEYKTFQKYFEESVCPKLSDFARQNLLGKPIVLKYRNTSLDDLMTELIKLRNELNSIGNNFNQSVKKLHSLSQISELKLWILSSEKEKKMLFNSIEEIKNLIRNLAEKWLQS; via the coding sequence ATGAAAGAAGAAAAAAAAAACAGAACAAGATGGCTTCATCTCAGGCTGAGTGAGCAGGAATATAAGACATTTCAGAAATATTTTGAAGAGTCAGTCTGTCCGAAATTAAGTGATTTTGCACGTCAGAATCTACTTGGAAAACCTATCGTTTTAAAATACAGAAATACATCTCTTGATGATTTAATGACTGAATTGATTAAACTCAGAAATGAACTGAATTCCATCGGAAATAACTTCAATCAGTCTGTAAAAAAACTTCATTCACTGTCGCAGATTTCTGAATTAAAACTGTGGATTCTAAGTTCTGAGAAGGAAAAAAAAATGCTTTTTAATTCTATTGAAGAAATTAAAAATCTCATTCGAAATCTTGCTGAAAAATGGTTGCAGTCATAA
- a CDS encoding relaxase/mobilization nuclease domain-containing protein produces the protein MVAVINTGSSVRSIFNYNENKVEDGKAELIGDGNYPLEAYEIPKEMRLKMLLKQLELNSNVKRGSVHISLNFDSSENNLPKEKLMEIAKTYMEKIGFGSQPYLVYQHHDAGHPHIHIVSVKVKSDGKRIDMQNIGRNQSETARKEIEKIFDLTPAQSSEKEKTINIKPVKTGVVEYGAVETKKAIANVLNTVIPNYKYTTVGELNAVLNLYNVTAVQGGKDSRMFRHKGLAYQVLNNKKQPIGIPIKASSFYLKPTLKNLEIKFTSNKLLRSPHLKRTKNAVDLAFIQNKIKSLSDLDKILIQDGIKTAERRNEDGLLYGLTYVDHKTKCVFNGSVLGKSYAASGIEERCGLKRFTASRKSVGESTENQFDNIPQYSSFITGSELEKIIDSVLQPEFTSDYIPSQLKRKKKNRRKGQTDY, from the coding sequence ATGGTTGCAGTCATAAACACAGGATCATCGGTAAGAAGCATTTTTAACTACAATGAAAATAAAGTCGAAGATGGAAAAGCTGAGCTGATTGGAGATGGAAATTATCCCTTGGAGGCTTATGAAATTCCTAAAGAGATGCGGCTTAAAATGCTTTTAAAGCAGCTAGAACTTAACTCTAATGTCAAGCGGGGAAGCGTGCATATTTCACTCAATTTTGATTCTTCCGAAAATAATCTCCCAAAAGAAAAGCTTATGGAAATTGCCAAAACCTACATGGAAAAAATTGGGTTCGGCTCACAGCCTTATCTGGTGTATCAGCACCACGATGCAGGTCATCCTCATATTCACATTGTTTCAGTAAAAGTAAAGTCTGATGGAAAAAGAATTGACATGCAGAACATAGGCAGGAATCAGTCCGAAACAGCACGCAAAGAAATCGAAAAGATTTTCGACTTAACTCCTGCACAGAGCAGTGAAAAAGAAAAAACGATCAATATAAAACCTGTAAAAACTGGTGTAGTTGAATACGGAGCAGTAGAAACTAAAAAAGCAATTGCAAATGTGTTAAACACAGTGATTCCTAATTATAAATATACCACCGTTGGTGAATTAAATGCAGTTTTGAATCTTTACAATGTCACTGCCGTTCAGGGCGGGAAAGACTCAAGAATGTTCCGTCATAAAGGCCTGGCCTATCAGGTTCTTAATAATAAAAAACAGCCTATCGGTATTCCAATTAAAGCCAGCAGTTTTTACCTCAAGCCCACTCTTAAAAACCTTGAAATTAAATTCACCTCAAATAAATTATTACGAAGTCCCCATTTAAAAAGAACTAAAAATGCAGTAGATCTTGCCTTTATCCAGAATAAAATAAAATCACTGTCTGATCTGGACAAAATCTTAATTCAGGATGGTATTAAGACTGCTGAAAGAAGAAATGAAGATGGTCTTCTTTATGGTTTAACATATGTAGATCACAAGACAAAATGTGTCTTTAACGGAAGCGTTTTAGGAAAGTCATATGCAGCGTCTGGAATAGAAGAACGCTGCGGTCTGAAAAGGTTTACTGCATCAAGAAAATCCGTTGGAGAAAGTACTGAAAACCAATTTGATAACATTCCTCAATATTCATCTTTTATTACTGGAAGCGAACTTGAGAAGATTATCGATTCGGTGCTTCAGCCTGAATTCACCTCTGATTACATTCCATCCCAGCTAAAAAGAAAAAAGAAAAATAGACGAAAAGGACAGACCGATTATTAA